Proteins from a genomic interval of bacterium:
- a CDS encoding CoA transferase, with the protein MPGPLHGFRVLEVSELISAPLGVMMLAEQGAEVIKVEPPRHGDEARQLANHRAGMAGLYLTSNHEKRSIGIDLKKPEGKALFDELLATADVLVSNWRPGTAERLGLGEEDVRKIHPDIVYAAVVGYGDDGPYADRRGYDPIFQALTGYVAAQLNPEIPIPDLVRHAIVDKATAYTLAQGITAALLARERGAPGQSVRVTMLDAGIAFFWPDGMLRHCLVGDDVANPMVPGERYTLTPTKDGQIVFWASTAEQMQGTLRAVGRDDLAKSPRHQGKALIEPANMEERVAAVAEGLSRMATHDAYAALLEQQVPVAPILSQAEVLEDPQIVHNGTIVEATHPVYGRYRRVRPAARFSQTRFEMTKPAPIYSEDADAILEELGHDAEARQALREKGVIPD; encoded by the coding sequence ATGCCCGGCCCCCTCCATGGTTTCCGCGTCCTCGAAGTGAGCGAGCTCATCTCCGCGCCGCTCGGCGTGATGATGCTCGCGGAGCAGGGGGCCGAGGTCATCAAGGTCGAGCCACCGCGCCACGGCGACGAGGCGCGCCAGCTCGCCAACCATCGCGCGGGCATGGCGGGGCTCTACCTGACCTCGAACCACGAGAAGCGCTCGATCGGGATCGACCTGAAGAAGCCGGAGGGCAAGGCGCTCTTCGACGAGCTCCTCGCGACCGCCGATGTCCTCGTCTCGAACTGGCGTCCCGGCACGGCGGAGCGGCTCGGATTGGGCGAAGAGGACGTCCGGAAGATCCATCCGGACATCGTCTATGCCGCGGTCGTCGGCTACGGCGACGACGGTCCCTACGCGGATCGGCGCGGCTACGACCCGATCTTCCAGGCGCTCACGGGCTACGTCGCCGCGCAGCTGAACCCGGAGATCCCGATCCCGGACCTCGTGCGCCACGCGATCGTCGACAAAGCGACCGCCTACACCCTCGCGCAGGGCATCACCGCGGCGCTCCTCGCCCGGGAGCGCGGCGCGCCGGGACAGAGCGTGCGGGTGACGATGCTCGACGCGGGCATCGCGTTCTTCTGGCCCGACGGCATGCTGCGCCACTGCCTGGTCGGCGACGACGTCGCGAATCCGATGGTGCCCGGCGAGCGCTACACACTCACGCCCACGAAGGACGGACAGATCGTCTTCTGGGCGAGCACCGCCGAGCAGATGCAGGGCACCCTGCGCGCCGTCGGTCGCGACGACCTCGCGAAGAGCCCGCGCCACCAGGGCAAGGCCCTGATCGAGCCGGCGAATATGGAGGAGCGGGTGGCCGCGGTGGCGGAGGGGCTGTCGCGCATGGCGACCCACGACGCCTACGCCGCGCTCCTCGAGCAGCAGGTCCCGGTCGCGCCGATCCTCTCCCAGGCCGAGGTCCTCGAGGATCCGCAGATCGTCCACAACGGCACGATCGTCGAGGCGACCCATCCGGTCTACGGGCGCTATCGCCGGGTCCGCCCGGCGGCGCGCTTCTCGCAGACGCGCTTCGAGATGACGAAGCCGGCGCCGATCTACTCCGAGGACGCCGACGCGATTCTCGAAGAGCTCGGCCACGACGCCGAAGCGCGGCAGGCGCTTCGCGAGAAGGGCGTGATTCCGGATTGA
- a CDS encoding BtrH N-terminal domain-containing protein: protein MRKVIDDYRIHPGEHCGSASMRGLLAFYCDLQLPEDATFGLGAGLGSGFIDQRDNPQADYAVAVFGRTATFEVDLGRHLGIDYRERTEDDDDHAWAVVREEVLAGRPTMLAGDIFYLDYRDYKVNFPSHRFVLMGFDDEREEVYIGDRIREKFEICSLAAVKISRNAPTPMSDRNRWGRFHDTAVGNDLRTAAETAIRTCAASMLGENESSSFPGAKLGVEGTRAYGDALPSVAALANAEATASFNAPLLEKFGNGGGNFRRLYAGFLTWARALDEKLVPESAPDLCVSAADEWTAASGDILRARDTPGDPGPWKDAAGHIARAAELEETLFTRLADAVG from the coding sequence ATGCGCAAGGTCATCGACGACTACCGGATCCACCCCGGCGAACACTGCGGCAGCGCTTCGATGCGCGGCCTGCTCGCGTTCTACTGCGATCTCCAGCTGCCGGAAGACGCGACCTTCGGGCTGGGGGCGGGCCTCGGAAGCGGGTTCATCGACCAGCGCGACAATCCACAGGCCGACTACGCCGTCGCGGTCTTCGGCCGGACCGCGACCTTCGAGGTCGACCTCGGTCGCCACCTGGGAATCGACTATCGCGAGCGGACGGAAGACGACGACGACCATGCCTGGGCCGTCGTCCGCGAAGAGGTCCTCGCTGGTCGGCCGACGATGCTCGCCGGGGACATCTTCTACCTCGACTATCGCGACTACAAGGTGAACTTCCCCTCCCATCGATTCGTCCTGATGGGCTTCGACGACGAACGGGAAGAGGTCTACATCGGCGACCGGATCCGCGAGAAATTCGAGATCTGCTCCCTCGCCGCCGTCAAGATCAGCCGGAACGCGCCGACGCCGATGTCCGACCGGAATCGCTGGGGCCGCTTCCACGACACGGCCGTCGGCAACGACCTGCGGACCGCCGCCGAGACCGCGATCCGGACGTGCGCCGCCTCGATGCTCGGCGAGAACGAGTCCTCGAGCTTCCCGGGAGCGAAGCTCGGCGTCGAGGGCACCCGCGCCTACGGCGACGCCCTGCCGTCGGTCGCGGCGCTCGCCAACGCCGAGGCGACCGCCAGCTTCAACGCGCCGCTGCTCGAGAAGTTCGGCAACGGCGGCGGCAACTTCCGCCGCCTCTACGCAGGCTTCCTCACCTGGGCCCGGGCGCTCGACGAGAAGCTCGTCCCCGAATCGGCGCCGGACCTCTGCGTCTCCGCCGCCGACGAATGGACCGCCGCGAGCGGCGACATCCTGCGAGCCCGGGACACACCCGGGGATCCGGGCCCCTGGAAGGACGCCGCCGGCCACATCGCCCGTGCCGCCGAACTCGAAGAGACGCTCTTCACCCGCCTCGCCGACGCGGTCGGCTGA
- a CDS encoding nuclear transport factor 2 family protein: MDGEASKQVVLDYLAAQGRGDGEKMASLLADDLQWRPPQSVPLGETTGREAVMQTMAEAGARFFDMPTMKVDVKWIIAEGDKVVIRQSATGKAANGKDYQNEYIWVYIVRDGRIAEIEEHVDSKRFADIVLT; the protein is encoded by the coding sequence ATGGACGGAGAAGCCAGCAAGCAGGTCGTCCTCGACTACCTGGCGGCCCAGGGCCGCGGCGACGGGGAGAAGATGGCCTCTCTCCTCGCCGACGACCTCCAGTGGCGTCCTCCCCAGAGCGTGCCGCTCGGGGAGACGACCGGCCGCGAGGCCGTGATGCAGACCATGGCCGAGGCGGGGGCGAGATTCTTCGACATGCCGACCATGAAGGTCGACGTCAAGTGGATCATCGCCGAAGGGGACAAGGTGGTGATCCGTCAGTCTGCGACGGGCAAGGCCGCGAACGGCAAGGACTATCAGAACGAGTACATCTGGGTCTACATCGTCCGCGACGGACGGATCGCCGAGATCGAGGAGCACGTCGACTCGAAGCGCTTCGCGGACATCGTCCTGACCTGA
- a CDS encoding SDR family NAD(P)-dependent oxidoreductase — MGLLDGKVAIVTGAGGGLGKSHALSLAREGAAVVVNDLGGAVDGSGDGSRVADEVVKEIVDSGGRAAADYGSVTSAEDAEKLVDTAFGEFGRLDILINNAGILRDKSFKNMTEDLWDPVIAVHLKGTYHPTRAAYLRMIEQGEGGRIIMTSSTSGLIGNFGQTNYGAAKAGIAGFMRCLAIEAKKANITVNVLAPNAYSRMTADIFPEGAEEKYTTDKVSPAITWLCSDDAADITGKQFVISGNRVSLLYPAQFKIADDADVSKVWSPDEIGQKIRASVEDWPEPANVPGLIF, encoded by the coding sequence ATGGGACTGCTGGACGGCAAGGTGGCGATCGTGACCGGAGCGGGCGGAGGCCTGGGCAAGTCCCACGCGCTCTCCCTCGCGCGCGAAGGGGCGGCGGTCGTCGTGAACGACCTCGGCGGTGCCGTGGACGGTTCCGGGGACGGATCCCGGGTCGCGGACGAGGTGGTCAAGGAGATCGTGGACTCCGGCGGGCGCGCCGCCGCGGACTACGGATCGGTCACGAGCGCCGAAGACGCGGAGAAGCTGGTCGATACGGCCTTCGGTGAGTTCGGTCGCCTGGACATCCTGATCAACAACGCCGGCATCCTGCGGGACAAGTCCTTCAAGAACATGACCGAGGACCTCTGGGACCCGGTGATCGCGGTCCACCTGAAGGGAACCTATCACCCGACCCGCGCGGCCTACCTCCGAATGATCGAGCAGGGCGAAGGCGGCCGGATCATCATGACGAGCTCGACGTCCGGCCTGATCGGCAACTTCGGCCAGACGAACTACGGCGCCGCGAAGGCCGGCATCGCCGGCTTCATGCGCTGCCTCGCGATCGAGGCCAAGAAGGCGAACATCACGGTGAACGTGCTCGCCCCGAACGCCTACTCACGCATGACCGCCGACATCTTCCCGGAAGGCGCCGAGGAGAAGTACACGACCGACAAGGTCTCTCCGGCGATCACCTGGCTCTGCTCGGACGACGCGGCGGACATCACCGGAAAGCAGTTCGTGATCAGCGGAAACCGCGTCTCCCTCCTCTATCCGGCGCAATTCAAGATCGCCGACGACGCGGACGTCTCGAAGGTCTGGAGCCCGGACGAGATCGGGCAGAAGATCCGCGCCTCCGTCGAGGACTGGCCGGAGCCGGCGAACGTCCCCGGCCTGATCTTCTAG
- a CDS encoding SDR family oxidoreductase has protein sequence MPGSNEVAVIVGGGPGVSASCARLFEGEGMAVAIAARTPGKPELVQLENECGVRPFECDATEADSVDRLFTSVEAELGRPTLVVHNIDGRTSGIFRKKITEADPELAKATLLNSAFSAFLVGQRAARSMLAGDLPESGQRGTILFTNASAAFKGYPLSGAFAIASHGKAGLAESMARELGPQGIHVVHCPIDAAIGNTREDGKRAHWLAGEASDDNMADPARIAETYLHLHRQHRSTWTFEAIMRPWVENW, from the coding sequence ATGCCCGGATCGAACGAAGTCGCGGTGATCGTCGGAGGAGGTCCCGGCGTGAGCGCGAGCTGCGCACGCCTCTTCGAGGGGGAAGGAATGGCGGTCGCGATCGCGGCGCGCACGCCCGGAAAGCCCGAGCTCGTGCAGCTCGAGAACGAGTGCGGCGTGAGACCCTTCGAGTGCGACGCGACGGAGGCGGACTCGGTCGATCGTCTCTTCACGTCGGTCGAGGCGGAGCTCGGTCGTCCCACCCTCGTGGTCCACAACATCGACGGCCGCACGAGCGGCATCTTCCGCAAGAAGATCACCGAGGCGGATCCGGAGCTCGCGAAGGCGACGCTCCTCAACTCGGCGTTCAGTGCCTTCCTGGTGGGCCAACGCGCCGCGCGCTCGATGCTTGCCGGTGACCTGCCGGAGAGCGGACAGCGCGGGACCATTCTCTTCACGAACGCCAGCGCCGCCTTCAAGGGCTATCCGCTCTCGGGGGCGTTCGCGATCGCCTCCCACGGCAAGGCCGGGCTCGCCGAGAGCATGGCGCGAGAGCTCGGCCCGCAGGGCATCCACGTCGTCCACTGCCCGATCGACGCCGCGATCGGCAACACCCGCGAAGACGGGAAGCGCGCGCATTGGCTCGCCGGGGAAGCGAGCGACGACAACATGGCCGACCCGGCCCGGATCGCCGAGACCTACCTCCATCTCCACCGGCAGCATCGCTCGACCTGGACCTTCGAGGCGATCATGCGGCCCTGGGTGGAGAACTGGTAG
- a CDS encoding acetyl-CoA acetyltransferase, protein MHGEAVVVGVGESAYYKHGGSPDTEFQLACTAIRNAVEDAGLRLSDVDGLVSYMDYRNSPLRLADALGIGDLKWSVTPWAGGGNNSSATMHLADAAVSAGHAEVVVCFRALAQGQFQRLGSGAGLMAGTAPEGLAWGLPYGLMTPAQECALQTARWMHDHGVSQEALASVSLACYANAQLNPRAVRHGRPLTRADYHDSRWIVEPFHLFDCCMENDGAAALVVTTPERAKDLPGKAVPILATAQGKGPDIGIYAFQDRWFPSMYYEGVAEQIWNRSGHKPADVDVVQMYENFTGPVLMALCEMGYCEPADVEAFVGDGRLEGPDAAVPFNTSGGNIAEAYIHGLEMVVEAVRQVRGDSSCQVKDVELSLAVGGPGYAPGSAVLFGPAL, encoded by the coding sequence ATGCACGGAGAAGCAGTCGTCGTCGGTGTCGGCGAGTCGGCGTACTACAAGCACGGGGGATCCCCCGATACCGAGTTCCAGCTCGCATGCACCGCGATCCGGAACGCGGTCGAGGACGCCGGACTCCGGCTCTCGGACGTGGACGGTCTGGTCTCCTACATGGACTACCGCAACAGTCCGCTCCGGCTGGCGGACGCCCTCGGGATCGGGGACCTCAAATGGTCGGTCACGCCCTGGGCCGGCGGTGGCAACAACTCTTCGGCGACGATGCACCTGGCCGACGCCGCCGTGTCGGCCGGCCACGCCGAGGTCGTCGTCTGCTTCCGGGCCCTCGCCCAGGGGCAGTTCCAGCGCCTGGGCTCCGGGGCCGGCCTGATGGCCGGAACCGCTCCGGAAGGCCTCGCCTGGGGCCTCCCCTACGGCCTGATGACGCCGGCGCAGGAATGCGCCCTGCAGACCGCGCGTTGGATGCACGACCACGGCGTCTCCCAGGAGGCGCTCGCGAGCGTCTCCCTCGCCTGTTATGCGAACGCCCAGCTGAATCCGCGCGCCGTCCGGCACGGCCGACCGCTCACCCGCGCGGACTACCACGACTCCCGCTGGATCGTGGAGCCCTTCCATCTCTTCGACTGCTGCATGGAGAACGACGGCGCCGCGGCCCTCGTCGTGACCACGCCGGAGCGGGCGAAGGATCTGCCGGGGAAGGCGGTGCCGATCCTGGCGACGGCCCAGGGAAAGGGACCGGACATCGGCATCTACGCGTTCCAGGACCGCTGGTTCCCGAGCATGTACTACGAGGGCGTCGCCGAGCAGATCTGGAACCGCTCCGGCCACAAGCCTGCGGACGTCGACGTCGTCCAGATGTACGAGAACTTCACGGGGCCCGTTCTGATGGCGCTCTGCGAGATGGGCTACTGCGAGCCGGCGGACGTCGAGGCCTTCGTCGGCGACGGACGTCTCGAGGGACCCGACGCCGCGGTCCCCTTCAATACGAGCGGCGGCAACATCGCCGAGGCCTACATCCATGGTCTCGAGATGGTGGTCGAGGCGGTCCGTCAGGTTCGCGGCGACTCGTCCTGTCAGGTGAAGGACGTCGAGCTCTCCCTCGCCGTCGGCGGCCCGGGTTACGCCCCGGGCAGCGCCGTTCTCTTTGGCCCTGCGCTCTAG
- a CDS encoding OB-fold domain-containing protein produces MARYLGDDFLLPQLTPNNTPWYTAGEIQVQFCDDCGHAQHPPDEICYACQGTNLSFRAVDGTGTVESFARVHHPLHPALKDRVPYVIAIVSIDGAPGCNAQGNVVNCDPGDVSIGQKVRAVFEEAVEPQTGTKLLIPQWEPAE; encoded by the coding sequence ATGGCCCGATATCTCGGTGACGACTTCCTCCTCCCCCAGCTCACGCCCAACAACACGCCCTGGTACACGGCGGGCGAGATCCAGGTCCAGTTCTGCGACGACTGCGGTCACGCGCAGCATCCGCCGGACGAGATCTGTTATGCCTGCCAGGGCACGAATCTCTCGTTCAGGGCCGTCGACGGCACCGGGACGGTCGAGAGCTTCGCGCGCGTCCACCATCCGCTGCACCCGGCGCTCAAGGACCGGGTGCCCTACGTGATCGCGATCGTCTCGATCGACGGCGCGCCGGGCTGCAACGCCCAGGGCAACGTCGTGAACTGCGATCCCGGCGACGTGTCGATCGGCCAGAAGGTCCGCGCGGTCTTCGAGGAGGCGGTCGAGCCCCAGACGGGGACGAAGCTGCTGATTCCGCAGTGGGAGCCGGCGGAGTAG
- a CDS encoding carbon-nitrogen hydrolase family protein, whose translation MIPERYASYEKVVTLGACNMGVASGDKEANLAKIEANLREAAAQGIDIVAFPEEALVGAAECAACRAGVAHCDHHHALAETVPGPSTERIAELCRELDLYCAVGLAERDANDPETLYNASAFIGPEGIQGTYRKLHLGSLPWVTEGITFTPGDSIPVFETRYGPVGVIICYDFWFNPELTRLMALKGARVILNCCATFSGPNKREYMRATTQVRAQENHCYVVSANHAQQGADASSTYAAGGLDEGRAAHFLGHSTIAGPDFPSFSRVFAEAEAGEGLVSATVSFEKLHRWESVFPWREWRATHQQPTSRLIAEEFAKLAAGV comes from the coding sequence ATGATCCCCGAGCGATACGCGTCCTACGAGAAGGTCGTGACCCTCGGCGCCTGCAACATGGGCGTCGCGAGCGGTGACAAGGAAGCCAACCTGGCAAAGATCGAGGCCAACCTCCGGGAGGCCGCCGCCCAGGGGATCGACATCGTCGCCTTTCCGGAAGAGGCGCTCGTCGGCGCCGCCGAGTGCGCCGCGTGCCGCGCAGGCGTCGCGCATTGCGATCATCACCACGCGCTCGCCGAGACCGTCCCTGGCCCGTCGACGGAACGGATCGCCGAGCTCTGCCGGGAGCTCGATCTCTACTGCGCCGTCGGTCTCGCCGAACGCGACGCGAACGATCCCGAGACGCTCTACAACGCCTCGGCCTTCATCGGTCCCGAAGGCATCCAGGGCACCTATCGCAAGCTCCATCTCGGCTCGCTGCCCTGGGTGACGGAAGGCATCACCTTCACGCCCGGCGATTCGATTCCCGTCTTCGAGACCCGCTACGGACCGGTCGGCGTGATCATCTGTTACGACTTCTGGTTCAACCCGGAGCTGACGCGGCTCATGGCACTCAAGGGCGCACGCGTGATTCTCAACTGCTGCGCCACGTTCAGCGGACCCAACAAGCGCGAGTACATGCGTGCGACGACCCAGGTCCGCGCCCAGGAGAACCACTGCTACGTGGTCAGCGCGAATCATGCGCAACAGGGCGCGGACGCGAGCAGCACCTATGCCGCGGGCGGTCTCGACGAGGGCCGCGCTGCCCACTTCCTGGGCCACAGCACGATCGCCGGCCCCGACTTCCCGTCCTTCTCGCGTGTCTTCGCCGAAGCCGAGGCAGGAGAAGGGCTCGTCTCGGCGACGGTCAGCTTCGAGAAGCTCCACCGATGGGAGAGCGTCTTCCCCTGGCGGGAGTGGCGTGCGACCCACCAGCAGCCCACGTCGCGTCTGATCGCCGAGGAATTCGCGAAGCTCGCCGCCGGCGTCTGA
- a CDS encoding CoA transferase, producing MRDPLAGFRVVDLTVDRGELCARLLADLGAEVIKVEPPEGSPARALAPLHEGVSLFFAARNAGKRSVVIDLPAEEEKLHALLACADALVLSDGSLGDLDPHALSDRHPHLVVTAITPYGMTGPWKDRVATDGVVAATGSIAFKAGVPEKAPLFPPASFVDDCTCMPFAFATLCALWQREETGYGQVLDCSANEAIANQGDWTLHNIWSAREFGQPTPELRNGPGPVWPSFKCADGFVRVVMLAARQWIAMRAWLGEPEYLQDPELENFVARLGLSETVINPLIAELFADKSMDEISTEAQRRGIVCTPLAMPSDVLKNEHFLERGTLVEVELGGGLRGPIPAGFFEVDGVRQGPKVGPPAIGADTEEVFANLGDPRSVPPEAPAPGLPLEGLRVADFGHGGVGVEIGRMFAEYGADVIKIESRSYPDFIRVQTGGEMSPGFASSSRSKRGFGANAKHDDGRAVLKELVAKSDLVIENNSTGVMDELGLGWDVLSDVNPSVVMLSSQLMGARGPWKDFRGYGPSTRAAGGLEMLWNYGDQEEPAGGMSIFPDHVAGRVGAIGSLAGLIGRRRGDGRGAHVELAQVETTVGIVGDLLTKEALAPGTVRATGNRRSRGAPWGLFPCEGEQQWVAITVRDDADWSALVEVMGAPAWAKDEVLATAEGRHARVDAVEAGVAEWTSGRSREAVATACQAAGVPAGEMLTTLETEVNEHFVARGFPIVIPQPGLLNENQLFDGPGFTGSRMTPPRIEAAPMIGEHTREICRDLLGMDEAEIERLVADVALEVTPAVEKA from the coding sequence ATGCGTGACCCCCTCGCCGGCTTCCGAGTCGTGGACCTGACCGTCGACCGTGGCGAGCTCTGCGCGCGATTGCTCGCAGACCTCGGCGCCGAGGTGATCAAGGTCGAGCCGCCGGAGGGCTCCCCGGCCCGCGCGCTCGCCCCGCTCCACGAAGGCGTCTCTCTCTTCTTCGCCGCCCGCAACGCGGGCAAGCGTTCGGTCGTGATCGACCTGCCGGCAGAAGAGGAGAAGCTCCACGCGCTCCTCGCCTGCGCCGACGCCTTGGTCCTCTCCGACGGTTCTCTCGGCGATCTCGATCCCCACGCGCTCTCGGATCGACACCCCCATCTCGTCGTCACGGCGATCACGCCCTACGGAATGACCGGACCGTGGAAGGATCGCGTGGCCACCGATGGCGTCGTCGCGGCCACGGGCTCGATCGCCTTCAAGGCCGGCGTTCCCGAGAAGGCGCCGCTCTTTCCGCCGGCCTCCTTCGTCGACGACTGCACCTGCATGCCCTTCGCGTTCGCCACGCTCTGCGCTCTCTGGCAGCGTGAGGAAACGGGATACGGCCAGGTGCTCGACTGCTCGGCGAACGAAGCGATCGCGAACCAGGGCGACTGGACGCTGCACAACATCTGGTCGGCCCGGGAGTTCGGACAGCCGACCCCCGAGCTGCGCAACGGGCCGGGGCCGGTCTGGCCTTCTTTCAAGTGTGCCGATGGGTTCGTGCGCGTCGTCATGCTCGCGGCGCGCCAGTGGATCGCGATGCGCGCCTGGCTCGGCGAGCCCGAGTACCTGCAGGACCCGGAGCTCGAAAATTTCGTCGCACGACTCGGGCTCTCGGAGACGGTGATCAACCCCTTGATCGCCGAGCTCTTCGCCGACAAGTCGATGGACGAGATTTCGACGGAGGCCCAGCGGCGCGGGATCGTGTGCACGCCCCTCGCGATGCCGTCGGACGTGCTCAAGAACGAGCACTTCCTCGAGCGGGGGACCCTCGTCGAGGTCGAGCTCGGCGGCGGACTTCGCGGACCGATCCCGGCGGGCTTCTTCGAGGTCGACGGCGTGCGCCAGGGTCCGAAGGTCGGACCGCCGGCGATCGGCGCCGATACCGAGGAGGTCTTCGCGAATCTCGGCGACCCGCGATCCGTTCCGCCTGAAGCGCCGGCGCCGGGGCTTCCCCTCGAAGGCTTGCGCGTGGCCGACTTCGGGCACGGCGGCGTCGGCGTCGAGATCGGTCGCATGTTCGCCGAGTACGGCGCGGACGTGATCAAGATCGAGAGTCGTAGCTATCCCGACTTCATCCGGGTGCAGACGGGCGGTGAGATGTCACCGGGCTTCGCTTCGTCGAGTCGGTCGAAGCGCGGCTTCGGGGCCAACGCCAAGCACGACGACGGGCGGGCCGTCCTGAAAGAGCTCGTCGCCAAGTCCGACCTCGTGATCGAGAACAACTCGACCGGCGTGATGGACGAGCTCGGACTCGGCTGGGACGTGCTCTCCGACGTGAATCCCTCGGTCGTGATGCTCTCCAGTCAGCTGATGGGCGCCCGCGGGCCCTGGAAGGATTTTCGCGGCTACGGGCCGAGCACCCGCGCGGCGGGCGGGCTCGAGATGCTGTGGAACTACGGGGACCAGGAAGAGCCGGCGGGCGGCATGTCGATCTTCCCGGACCACGTGGCGGGGCGCGTCGGCGCGATCGGGTCGCTCGCGGGCCTGATCGGGCGACGTCGCGGGGACGGGCGGGGCGCCCACGTCGAGCTCGCCCAGGTCGAGACCACCGTCGGCATCGTCGGGGACCTCCTGACCAAGGAGGCCCTCGCCCCCGGCACCGTTCGTGCGACGGGCAACCGACGTTCGCGCGGCGCACCGTGGGGACTCTTCCCGTGCGAAGGCGAGCAGCAGTGGGTGGCGATCACGGTCCGGGACGATGCGGACTGGTCGGCGCTCGTCGAGGTCATGGGCGCCCCGGCGTGGGCGAAGGACGAGGTGTTGGCGACGGCCGAAGGCCGACATGCGCGCGTCGACGCGGTCGAGGCCGGTGTCGCCGAGTGGACTTCGGGACGTTCGCGGGAAGCCGTCGCCACAGCCTGTCAGGCGGCCGGCGTTCCCGCCGGCGAGATGCTCACGACGCTCGAGACCGAGGTGAACGAGCACTTCGTGGCGCGGGGCTTCCCGATCGTGATCCCCCAGCCGGGTCTCCTGAACGAGAACCAGCTCTTCGACGGGCCGGGCTTCACCGGGTCGCGGATGACTCCGCCGCGGATCGAAGCGGCCCCGATGATCGGAGAGCACACCCGCGAGATCTGCCGCGACCTGCTCGGGATGGACGAGGCCGAGATCGAGCGTCTGGTCGCGGACGTCGCCCTCGAGGTCACGCCCGCCGTAGAGAAGGCGTAG
- a CDS encoding site-2 protease family protein codes for MFDPVSAIVYYAVFVFSVTIHEAAHATAALLGGDPTAYEGGQVSLDPVPHMKREPFGMVVLPLIGVALSGWPLGWASAPFDPAWAERHPRRAAWMALAGPAANLAVVVLMAVGVQIGLAMGAFEIPMSINFDQITESSGDPNGLAAGLGFIMSVAFSMNLLLFLLNMLPIFPLDGGTALTLLVPESMLDGYYALVRHPFVAIVGLIVVFTQFRSIFRPVLFTAIGLLYPDVSYR; via the coding sequence ATGTTCGATCCCGTCTCCGCGATCGTCTACTACGCCGTCTTCGTCTTCTCCGTCACGATCCACGAGGCGGCCCACGCGACGGCGGCCCTCCTGGGCGGTGATCCGACCGCCTACGAAGGAGGGCAGGTCTCCCTCGATCCCGTCCCGCACATGAAGCGGGAACCCTTCGGCATGGTCGTCCTTCCGCTGATCGGCGTCGCCCTCTCCGGCTGGCCGCTCGGCTGGGCGAGCGCGCCCTTCGATCCGGCCTGGGCCGAGCGCCATCCCCGACGCGCGGCCTGGATGGCCCTCGCCGGTCCGGCGGCGAACCTCGCCGTCGTCGTACTGATGGCGGTCGGCGTCCAGATCGGCCTCGCCATGGGCGCCTTCGAAATCCCGATGAGCATCAACTTCGATCAGATCACCGAATCGAGCGGCGATCCGAATGGCCTCGCCGCAGGCCTCGGGTTCATCATGAGCGTCGCGTTCTCGATGAACCTGCTGCTCTTCCTGCTCAACATGCTCCCGATCTTTCCCCTGGACGGAGGGACGGCGCTCACGCTGCTCGTGCCGGAGTCGATGCTCGACGGATACTACGCCCTGGTCCGGCACCCCTTCGTCGCGATCGTGGGACTGATCGTCGTCTTCACCCAGTTCCGTTCGATCTTCCGGCCGGTCCTGTTCACCGCGATCGGCCTGCTCTACCCCGACGTGAGCTATCGCTAG